One window of Candidatus Methylacidiphilales bacterium genomic DNA carries:
- a CDS encoding lysophospholipid acyltransferase family protein, translated as MKSALGRKWIRRFGPPLIAAIIKVLGASLRVTVEDIPGVRSNKEQREPFLFAFWHNRIFLMPYFYRKYMGGRNLTVMASPSRDGQLSTDMAKYFGIHAARGSSSRSGLRAQIQLVRELKSAGSDVAVTPDGPRGPCYTVKHGILQLAQSSGLSILPVTYHLSAKWEMSSWDGFQIPKPFARCHIRVGEPLHVGADDDFVKMAEELARRMGE; from the coding sequence TTGAAAAGCGCGCTTGGCAGAAAATGGATTCGCCGCTTTGGCCCGCCCCTAATTGCCGCGATCATCAAAGTGCTGGGCGCAAGCCTGCGGGTGACGGTGGAAGACATCCCCGGAGTCAGGAGCAACAAGGAGCAGAGGGAACCGTTTTTATTCGCGTTCTGGCACAACCGTATTTTTTTGATGCCTTATTTTTACCGGAAATACATGGGCGGTCGGAATTTGACGGTGATGGCGAGCCCCAGCCGGGACGGCCAGTTGTCAACCGATATGGCGAAGTACTTTGGAATCCATGCGGCGCGGGGTTCTTCGTCGCGCAGCGGCTTGCGAGCTCAAATCCAACTGGTGCGGGAGTTGAAAAGCGCGGGATCCGACGTGGCGGTAACGCCCGATGGGCCCCGCGGGCCGTGTTATACGGTCAAACATGGAATTTTGCAACTGGCCCAAAGCAGCGGGCTTTCCATCCTGCCGGTGACCTATCATCTGTCGGCCAAATGGGAAATGAGCAGTTGGGACGGTTTTCAAATCCCGAAGCCGTTTGCCCGCTGCCACATCCGGGTGGGCGAACCGTTGCACGTGGGCGCGGATGACGATTTTGTGAAAATGGCGGAAGAACTCGCGCGCAGAATGGGGGAATGA
- a CDS encoding MFS transporter encodes LGIVNALGPLLNILQIPAARYVEQVGYRSFVLRGWSLRSVFIIAIAGIAFLPPQIDSTTKIVLTLCCLFFYNASRGFSVCGFLPWLTQLVPEQVRGRYISFDQMFSFVAIVSGSLLWAFYLRWADGVRAFGVLFLGSFAAAMASLVFLRRIPDVPVSESSRNAEPVPWLQIIKFQPFHRFLVFNMVLFVGWAGIGVFYVPMLRDQFAMTDTGFLLLQAVFGVVFIVSIFILGGLADKVGSLPMLNVSLAVQVLHMVGWGLIGAHIIPFTWWSLGFQQASWGVAFALFQLANTRLVMSIVPGLGRSHFFAIFSVAQNLVLGLCPVFWGILVDALKPWHAHWGLWHGNAFSLLYPVSALFVLFSYATLARIHEPQALSTEEFFHELFVKTPSRAWSRLLNRRSIS; translated from the coding sequence CTCGGAATTGTCAATGCGCTGGGCCCGCTGCTGAACATCCTGCAGATTCCCGCGGCGCGCTATGTGGAGCAGGTGGGATACCGGAGTTTTGTGCTGCGCGGGTGGTCGCTCCGGAGCGTGTTCATCATTGCCATTGCCGGGATTGCCTTTTTGCCGCCGCAGATCGACAGCACGACAAAAATTGTTCTGACGCTTTGCTGCCTCTTTTTTTACAACGCTAGCCGGGGTTTTTCCGTATGCGGCTTTTTGCCGTGGTTGACGCAACTGGTGCCGGAGCAGGTGCGCGGTCGCTATATTTCCTTCGACCAGATGTTCAGCTTTGTGGCCATCGTGTCGGGCTCGCTGCTCTGGGCCTTTTATCTCAGATGGGCGGACGGGGTGCGCGCTTTCGGCGTTTTGTTTTTGGGAAGTTTTGCCGCCGCCATGGCGAGCCTCGTGTTCCTGCGCCGGATTCCCGATGTGCCGGTGTCCGAATCCTCAAGAAATGCGGAGCCGGTGCCGTGGCTTCAAATCATCAAGTTCCAGCCGTTCCACCGTTTTTTGGTTTTTAACATGGTGTTGTTTGTGGGATGGGCCGGGATCGGGGTTTTTTATGTCCCCATGTTGCGCGACCAATTTGCCATGACGGACACGGGTTTTCTGCTTTTGCAGGCGGTGTTCGGCGTGGTGTTTATCGTCAGCATTTTTATTTTGGGCGGGCTGGCGGACAAGGTGGGGAGCCTGCCGATGTTGAATGTCTCGCTTGCAGTCCAGGTACTGCACATGGTCGGCTGGGGCTTGATTGGGGCTCACATCATCCCGTTTACCTGGTGGAGCTTGGGCTTCCAGCAGGCCAGTTGGGGAGTGGCGTTTGCCCTCTTCCAACTCGCCAATACCCGCCTCGTGATGTCGATTGTGCCCGGATTGGGACGAAGCCACTTTTTTGCCATTTTCAGCGTGGCCCAAAATCTGGTCCTTGGGCTGTGCCCGGTGTTTTGGGGGATTCTGGTGGATGCGCTCAAACCCTGGCATGCGCATTGGGGGTTATGGCACGGGAATGCGTTCAGCCTGCTGTACCCGGTCTCCGCGTTGTTTGTTCTTTTTTCCTATGCGACCCTGGCCCGGATACATGAGCCCCAGGCGTTGAGCACCGAGGAATTTTTTCACGAATTATTCGTCAAGACGCCGTCCCGCGCATGGAGCCGCCTTTTGAACCGGAGGTCCATTTCTTGA